A genomic region of Leptotrichia hofstadii contains the following coding sequences:
- a CDS encoding alpha/beta hydrolase family protein has protein sequence MKQKLTNLAVGELVAVVVFWINFFLFKKLIITTKSLISISFSLFILSFILVQGSIFWCILIKRISKPGFAAKYTGKIYNKLKILDVILLCMGVLVIILNYSTFFTMILSFAIWIFAVIEWVNYYKLQLSYSLNPVVLLKYIIQRKLRKSRIANEIDNSFDFEIYGETLEEAHKNFKTKIVDGQKTEFEPDGKPGIPPKNSKFSLVNYPSKLGEMPMYITAKENNGKKYPAIIYLNGGFGGIGDSEFGWDEESPKNNYQGAGAFKRDDFVLAIPSARGENANAGKYEMFYGEIEDLEEARKYVASLPYVDSNRIYLVGHSTGGTKALLLSEYSKGFRAVFAIGGLPDFFWATEKPDEYGGVPFDLTNPREIAVRSSLRYVRSITAPTFHFEGQEERRDILFEPMQKAADKYKIPFKKYQIAGGDHFNILYPLTTMIAQKILADTGAKTNIQFTAEDLEKISKNIVK, from the coding sequence ATGAAACAAAAATTGACTAATTTAGCTGTTGGAGAATTAGTGGCGGTAGTAGTATTCTGGATAAATTTTTTTCTGTTCAAAAAATTGATTATTACTACAAAATCTCTAATTTCTATTTCTTTCTCCTTATTTATACTAAGTTTTATTCTTGTACAGGGCTCTATTTTTTGGTGTATTTTGATAAAAAGAATTTCAAAACCAGGATTTGCTGCAAAATATACAGGCAAGATTTACAATAAACTAAAGATATTAGATGTAATTTTGCTATGCATGGGAGTCCTAGTGATAATATTAAATTACAGTACGTTTTTTACAATGATTCTCTCTTTTGCTATTTGGATATTTGCTGTGATAGAGTGGGTAAATTACTATAAATTACAATTATCGTATAGCCTTAATCCTGTCGTTTTATTAAAATACATAATACAGAGAAAATTAAGAAAAAGTAGAATAGCAAATGAAATTGACAATAGTTTTGATTTTGAAATATATGGAGAAACATTGGAAGAGGCTCATAAAAATTTTAAGACAAAGATTGTCGATGGGCAAAAAACGGAATTTGAGCCAGATGGAAAACCAGGTATTCCGCCTAAAAACAGTAAGTTTTCATTGGTAAATTATCCATCAAAATTAGGAGAAATGCCAATGTATATTACAGCAAAAGAAAATAACGGGAAAAAATATCCAGCGATCATATATTTAAATGGTGGATTTGGTGGAATTGGAGATAGTGAGTTTGGCTGGGATGAAGAATCGCCTAAAAATAATTATCAAGGGGCAGGTGCATTTAAAAGAGATGATTTTGTACTTGCAATACCAAGTGCTAGAGGAGAAAATGCAAATGCTGGAAAATATGAAATGTTTTATGGGGAAATTGAAGACTTGGAAGAAGCTAGAAAATATGTGGCATCACTGCCTTATGTTGATTCAAATAGAATTTATCTTGTTGGACACAGTACAGGTGGGACAAAGGCGTTGCTTCTAAGCGAATATTCAAAAGGTTTTCGAGCAGTTTTTGCAATAGGTGGCTTGCCAGATTTCTTTTGGGCAACAGAAAAACCGGATGAATATGGCGGAGTTCCATTTGATTTGACAAATCCTAGAGAAATAGCAGTAAGATCATCACTTCGATACGTCCGTTCAATAACAGCACCAACTTTCCACTTTGAAGGGCAAGAAGAAAGAAGAGATATTTTATTTGAGCCTATGCAAAAAGCCGCAGACAAATACAAAATACCATTCAAGAAATACCAAATTGCAGGTGGAGATCATTTTAATATACTTTATCCATTAACAACAATGATTGCACAAAAAATACTAGCTGATACAGGGGCGAAAACGAATATTCAGTTTACAGCAGAGGATTTGGAAAAAATTTCAAAAAATATTGTTAAATAG